Part of the Schaalia odontolytica genome is shown below.
GTCTTTGCGCTGTACTGGGATGGGATCCAACGCCCCTTCTCGGACCTGCCGATGACCCTGCGCGACAAGCAGACGACCACGCTCACACCCGAGGGAATCGTCTTCCGCTTCCCTCCGCGCCTATCGTTTGAAAGCCACAAGCGCGACGCGGAAGTGACGATCCTGTGGAAGCAAGGCATCCACATTGGGTCAGTCGAGGAACACATCATCTATCTCAGCAACATCTCGCGCGAAGGACCATGGGACCTCTGCGCCGACCACATCGGCATCACCTACACCGGGCTCGACGCCCTCATGCGCCACTTCAACGACCACCCCGAGGACCGCCCGCTCCTGGCCACACCCGAGGGCGTCGACCTGGTCAACCGCATCCTCACCGACGCCCACAAGACCCTCACCTCCTCCACACGCAGATAGGTCACCACGTTGAGCACCAAGAAACGAGTCCTCATCGTCATCATCGTCGCGATCCTCGTCGGAGTCGTCGTCTTTCCGATGCTCCCCCTCGAGTACCGCGAGCGCATCACCGCGATCCTCGCCCACCCCCTTTACTACCTGGGCCTGGGGCGCTGGTAGGCACACCCACCCCCCAGACGTGCCGTTTGCAAGCCCAGCAAGGACCTTTGGTCTCGGCGGGTCGCCTCATCTGTGAACTCACCTGGGCGTTTTTCTTGGAAGGGAGCCGATCGCCGTGGGACACTGACGCCATGACGGACACGAACACGACCCACGCAACCCCGGCCTCGCCCCTCCCCTCCCTCGCGGTCACCGGCGCCTCCGGAAACGTCGGCGGCGCCGCCGCCCGACTGCTCGCCCAGCGCGGCCTGCCCCTGCGTCTCCTGGCCAACACCCCATCGCGCGCGCCCCGGAGCTGCCGGGTGCCACCGCGGTGAAGTGCTCGTACGAGGACACCCTCACGACGCGCGCCGCCCTCACGGGCGTTGACATCCTCTTCATGGTGTCCGCGCCCGAGAGCGAGGACCGCCTGGCCAAGCACCTCGCGTTCGTCGACGCGGCGGGCGCCTCAGGGGTGCGGCACATCGTGTACCTGTCGTTCATGAACGCGGCGCCCGACTCGACGTTCACGCTGGCGCGCACGCACTTCCACACGGAGGAGCACATCAAGGCATCGGGAATGACATACACGTTCTTGCGCGACAACTTCTATGCGGACTTCTTCGTGGAGTTGCCGGACGAGGAGGGCCGCATCCTTGGGCCCGCCGGCGACGGGCGCGTCAGCGTGGTCGCGCGCGAGGACGCGGGGCGCGTGGCCGCCGGGGTTCTCGCCCGGCCCCACGAGTACGAAAACCAGACCCTTGATGTGACGGGGCCGCAGGCCCTGACCCTCGACGAGATCGCCGCAATCCTCACCCGCGTGCAGGGGCATCCCGTCACCTACGTGCGAGAAACCATTAAGGAGGCGTACGAGTCGCGCAAGAAGTGGCCGGCCGCCCAGTGGGAGTACGACTCGTGGGTGTCGACCTACACGTCAATCGCGCGCGGCGAGATGGACGTCGTGTCCACGGCCGTGCGCGACGTGACGGGCCGCGACCCGCTCTCCTTCGGGGAGGTCGCCCGGGCGGCGCTCGCGTCTGGCCGCTAACTGTCGCATTTGAGGCTTCGTGGGCCCCGGCTTCGCTTCTCTTCTCAGAGACGAGGACGGGGTCGCTTCATGCGCTCATGCTTGCTTGCATCCTTCGCCTATACTTGCGTCCCCGATCACATGCCTGCTAGCGTCAAGTCATGGAACACATGTCCGTGAACACACATCCCGAGGTCGCACCTCCCGTCCTTTACGTCCCAATCGACCAACGGCCTGACGGCGAATACGGTTTTTCTTTGCTCACATGTTCAACGAAGCACGCGTACTTCTAGCGTACTCGTCCCTCGATCGTCTCCTTGACGGACTGGGCGAAACGCAACCATGGGGCCTCATCGAAACGAAGCGTCTCCCAGAACTCAAAGAGGAAATAGGATTTGACGCGATCGAAGTAGATCGATATTTCGAGCCCGAAGCGCGCGAACGGAAGCCACAATGACAGCAGATCTCGTCATCACCGAAGACATGATCTTCAACATGGCAAGGAAGTACGAGGAGTTTGCGGATTCATCCAGAAGCATCCCACCGGAACTACCCATATCTGTTGATGCCGGCATTGCCACTGACATCATCATCGACATATTAGGCACTCTTGATTTTGCAGCAACAACATTCACCGAGAAATGCCAAGGCAGTGCCGACAATCTACGATCCTTGGTGGCACAACATAAAGAAGAGGAAGAAGAAGTAACAAATTATTTCTTAAATTTGAAAGAGGAGCTCAGCTAATGGGAATGGTAGCAGGAAACGGAGGACATCCTCAAGATGCCGTCGGCCTCATTGACACGAGAATTTATGGAAACCCCGAAGAGATCCGCGAAGCTGCGGCAGCCATCGAAAAGCTCCATAATACCTTCTCCGATGCATTTATCGAGATGATGAATTCCCTCGTTCCCATGCCCGAATACTGGGCAGGAAAGAGTGCTGACGCCTACGAACAAGCACTATTTGATTTTCGTTTAAAAACCGAAGAAAACTCCGATTTTGCATACAGGTCATGGGAAGCAATGCGCGCATACGCGCAACAGCTCGACTACCACTACCGCGACATGGAGACGATCCGCACAAATGCCAGAGCATGCGGACTTGACGTAATTAATGAATACGATATCGCTGCCCCTCCACTTCTCGGTCAAGAACCACCAATGCCCGCACCCAACGCGTCGATGCATGAACAAGACCAATACCGTGCTGACATTTACGAATATGAGCAGCACAAGCAGCGCTTAAGGGACTTTGCTGAACTCCGCGAGAGAGCTCGCCTCGTTCGATACGATCTTGAGCAATGGGTAATTAAACATCTACAGAGCGTGCAAGTCAATGCCCCAGAACCTTTTATGAAAGAAACACAGGACGGAACACTGGAGAAATTGAAGACCCACTGGACCATAGCTTCTATGGCGACCGAAACTTCAATGAAGACACGCCAAAAGACAAGACTGGAGAAGCTTGAAAAGGCTAATTCACGCTTCACTAGAGTAGCGCAGGATCCGTCAATGAAGAGGGTTCCACCCCTAATGAATCAGAGCTTGTCAAAGGCTATGGAAGCAAGGAAAAACTACCGCACCGCTTCCAATGTTGCGTCTACAACCGCAAAGAACATCAACCGAATCAATAATCTATTGCTTGCGTACGAAGTAGCAACGAGCGACGAGCCATCTGCGACTGCAGTATCTGGTGTTGCTGGCATCGTTGGGGGATACATCGGGTCATCGCTTGCAGCGGAAATTACCGTTACACTCACTGCTCCTGCTGTCGTTCTAGCTGGCAGTGAGGTAGTGGCTGCCGCGGCCGCGGCGGCCGGTTCCGCCTATCTAGCCAACGTTGCTTACAAACAGGTACCTCTTGAATATCGTGAACGCATCGACAACACTCTCTGGCATCTGCCGTACTACGTCGGATTAGGCTGGTGACCATGACTCGATCGCGACGTCGGGGGATCAGCGGATTCCTCTCCAGCATCTTTTCCAATCGCACCGAGTCGCTCGTGGGTGAAGACAGATGGCGGCGCAACGAGTGGAAACGCGCAGTAATTGCGACCGTGATCCTCGCTCTGATGATAGCGATCGTTGAAGGAATCTATCGCCTGACACACTACGGGGATTTCCGTTTCGCCGTCTATCTGGCTTCAATTCCGCTAGTAGCTGGAGTGCCCCAGGTGACATGCGACTCGATAGTTCCCTATCTGCGTCCCCATGTTCGATTCGTCAACAGCTACGTTGTCATACGAGGTGAGCGTCTCACCAACATCGGATACCTCACTAGCTACGCGATCCTCTGCATGACCGTCGTAGGAGCACTCATGCTCGGTTTCTTAACGCACGCCTTCAAGACAACTATCGGTATTGCGGTGGTAGCAGCATTTTTTGCCTATCATCTCTTTTCTGAGAATCCAATGGAAGACCTGAAAAACACCATCAAGGATCGTTCAATGACGGTGTTATCCCCAGATAGCATCGACTTTCACGCGGCTCCTCATCTGTCAATCCATAAGTATCTGGAGTCCGCCTCTGACGGATGCGGCAGCGACGCCTCCTTCCGATGGGACCAGAACGTGCGAATATTTGACATCGACACCGACAGGCATCATGTTGATCTCCTTGCTGACCCCGACACGTATGACGGTCCATGGGGATTATGCTGCCGGACGATCGGCATCCCCTTCACCGGCCTCGACGCCCTCATCCGGCACTTCAACGAGCATCCCGAGGACCGTCCACTCCTGGCCACACCGCAGGGCGTCGACCTCGTCAACGACATCCTCGCCGAGGCTCGCGCAGCACTCACCACCCCACAAAGGAGGCGCCCATGAGCGGCAGGAAACAGGCTTTGGCACCTTCCGGTCTACCCGGCACGCTCAGCCAGGTTTCGCTCAACAACCGCGAGCATGTCTCTGCTCCATCGTGGCACTGGCCGTACTACATCGGCCTGGGGTGGTGAGCGTGGCTCGTCTTTCCTCATTTTTGGCAAGAAGACCCCACGACAGTTCTCCTCGAGGCGTGGACCTGGCGGCGCGAGACTTCTGGAAGCTCACTGGTGTCGCCATCGTTTTCAACGTAGTCGTCGCTGTGTGCGCCTACTGGATCTTCTTGTTCATTCACATCGGCCCGCTCCAGCTCCTTTTCATCTGGTTCCCCCTGTACCTGGCCGCGGCGCTTCCCCACCTCATCGAAAAGAGTGTGCGCCCGTTCTGGTCATCGCGTCCCCGTTTCGAGGACGACTCCATCGTCATTCCGGGCAACCATCAATCCATCGCGCTCATCACGACCGGATTGCTGCTCTACGCCTTCGCGGGCGGCACGATGGCCGCGGGTTTCACGACCGGACAGCCCTTCCATGCCGCGATGTATGTTTTCGCCGTTGCATCCATGGCCTATCTTGAGTGGACACGTAACCCCGGCAAGGACCTCATCATTGCCCTGAGTGACAAGCAGACGACAACTCTGACGCCTAAGGGAATCTCCTTCCACTTCCCGGAGCTACTGTCCGTCGAGGAAGATCCAAACGACCGGGACGTCACCATCCTGTGGGCGGATAACGTCACCATCGATGACATCATCCATCCAACGATATTTCTTCACGCTGACCCCGACATATACGACGGACCATGGGGGATCTCGTCCGAGCGCATCGGCATCCCCTACACGGGCCTGGACGCCCTCATCCACCACTTCAACGAGCACCCCGAAGACCGCCCACTCCTAGCCACACCGCAGGGCGTCGACCTCGTCAACGACATCCTCGCCGATGCCCACGCAACACTCACCACCCCACAAAGGAGGCGCCCATGAGCACCAAGAAACGCATCCTCGTGATACTGATCGTCGCGGTCCTAGCCGCCATCGTCATCTACCCAATGCTGCCGCTCGAATACCGCGAGGCCATTGCCTCGTTCTTTGCCCACCCTCTGTACTACCTGGGATTGGGCGACTGGTGAGCGCTCCGATAGAACGCGCTTAACTCAGGAAGGCGGCGGGGTCGTCCACAAGCGAATCCAGCACTCGGAATGCTGCACCCCGCACCGTCAGCGACGCAGAATCCGTTAATACTTCAACGATCGGCGACGACCACGGGGCCTGCAGCGTCCGCGTCTCAATTTCTTCGCGGGCCAGATCCAGCAGGGCACTACTCAGTTCAGCAACCGCGCCACCCAGGACGACGTGTGGAATGTCCATCGCATTAATGACGCCCGACAACACGCGCCCGAGGGCTGCTCCGGCCTCCGTCAGCACGGCGCGCGCACGCTCCTGCACTGCCGCCTCAGGAAGATACTCGGAGGTCTCGAATCCAGCGTCGTCGACGAGACCCGCGCAGCGCAAAATGTCACGCGCCCCGGACCCCGCGGGAGCGCCCACGTGCTCGGCGAGGGCGCGCACGCCCAGGTACGCCTCGAGGCATCCCCGCGCCCCGCAGCGGCACAGGGGTCCGTTCGGATCGGCACACATATGCCCAATTTCGCCAGACCAGGCGCGCGCCCCGCTCATCGGGCGGTGATCGACGATGACACCCGCGCCAACGCCCACCTCACCCGACACGTACACGAAGGTCGAGGGCCCGTCGGCCACACCCGGACGCGTGTATGCGACCGCGTAGGCCGCCAGGTCCGCTTCATTCGCAACGACTATCGGGTTGAGGTCGGCGAGGGGGGCCAGCAGCTGAGCGTGCGGAATGTCGCGCCATCCCAGGTTTGGGGCAAGCGCGAGGCGGGTCGGCGACACGAGCCCCGGCAGCCCCACTCCCATGCCCAGGAAGAGGGCACCGTCAGGCAGGGTTTCTTCGAGCAACGTGCGGGCCTCGCGGGCCGCGAACGCCATCGTCTCAGCCGGTGCACTGTCGGCGAGATCGCGCTCGATCCGGCGGTGCCCAAGCTCCCGTCCAGCAAGGTCAACGAGCATGATGTCAAGACTCGTAACGTCCACTTCGACGCCGAGGGCGGCTGCGCTTCCCTCGGCGGGGGTGAGGCGGTTGGCCGGGCGGCCTCGGCCGCCGCCGTCACCGGGTTCGACTTCTCGCACGAGGTCCGCACCCACCAGGTCGTCCACGAGACGCGAGATCGTTGCGCGCGTCATTCCTGTGCGCAGCGAGAGGCCAGCGCGCGTAACCTCTCCCGGCGAGACGAGGATGTTGCGCAGCACCGTCGACATGTTGGAGGCTCGCACGTTTTCCGACTTCACGCCGCGGTTATCAGCGCTTATCCTCCGCTCTGAGGCGCGCGGCGAGGCGATCGGGACGCGGCTGATGTGGGCGGCCTCGTCGACGCTGTCGGAATGGGTCGGCATGGACCCAGGCTACCGCGTCGGGGCAATGGTTCCGCGAGTTTGACGAGTTGACAGCTGCAACTGTTACAAACGTCGTCAATCCGAAGCATTGTCGGTCAGTCTCTCGGGCTGCATGTTACAAACGTCGTCAATCCGACGCCAAAAACACCAAATTGAGCCGATTCTCGCCATAGAATGACGACGTTTGTAACACCGGCAAACAGAGAGACGTTTCAAACGGTGCAGATTGACGACGTTTGTAACAACGACACGGCGAGGCACCTCAGCAAACTCCCTTCACAGGCAGGTTTCCCCAGGACGCATCGGCTTTTCGCGTTATCCACAGGCAATCGCACACTACTTGCTCGAAAAGACATGACGCAACACAGTCAGATCATCGCGAGATTTCCAACCTTGGGAGCGCACCATGATCGACAACGAAGTACCGTCGCTGCAGGCGATTCGGGAGTCTCTCGTCACACCAGACCATGAACCGAATCGGATGCGCATCAGCCGAGCAGCTCGGAGCGGAACCCTCGCCAGGATCGCGCGGGGAATCTACCTCCCCACTTCAACTCTTGAGGGGCATCCTCTGTGGCTCCAAAAGACGATTGTTCGCGGGTCTCGCATCTGCGCCCTGAGCATGCGACGGCACGATCATATTCTGACTGGCGAGTGTGCGGGATGGATCCTCGGCCTCCCCGTCATCACCGACAAGGGGCCTATTACCGCCTATGCACCGATCAGCTGTGGCGAGCGGAGGCTCTCTTTCCATGCGGTTCACATCGGCTCCAAACTGATTATGCCGGCGGGACAAGCCTCAATCGTCCGAACATCTCTTCCTGCACACCAGATTGCAGAAGGCTTCGCCATCCCTTTCGCTCCGCGCATCGTGGTCGACTGCGCGCGGCTAGCCGCAGAGGAGCAGGCCTTTGCTCTGACGTGCGCCGGCATAGCTCAGCTGGCGAGCTACTCGCGCTTCGACCAGCTCGCCTCACGCGAACGAGCCGAACAGGCACGTCACGATCTTCTGCGGGAACTCGCGTCACTCCCCCGCTCGAGCCGCGGCACAAGCCAAGCGCGGTGGGTCATTTCCCACGCGGATGCCGGATGCGAGTCCCCTGGAGAATCTCGCGTTCTCCACGCTTTGATCCTGGCAGGAATCAAGGGAATCACCACGCAGGAAGAAGTACGCTGCAGCGGGCACACCTTCTTCATTGATATCGCGCTTCCCGGTCTGAAAATCGCCATCGAGTTCGATGGGCGCATCAAGTACGGCGACAGCGTTCAGGAAGTGCACGAGACTATCGAGGCGGAGCAGCGTCGAGCTCGCCTCCTCCAACTGGCCGGGTGGCGCATCATCCGCATTCGCTGGTCCGATCTGCGACGTCTCGACGAGGTTGTCGCGCAGGTTCTCGTTGCAATCCGCCAGCGCGCCGGCCGCTGAACGCCACATCTCACACGCCCGTCGAACGGACTTTTCGAGTGGCCTTGACGAGAGCGCGCACAGGTATTAAGTTTTACCCCACAACAAATAAATTGTGACGACGCAAACACGACGCGCAACGGCCGCACAGTCGGCCCGATGCCGCGCCCGCACGACAACAACCGAGACCCGCACCGCACGACAACGCACGGCTCCACCAGCGACGCCACGCACGACCACAACCCACTCCACCTGAACATCGACGTTCGAAAGGACCCCGCCATGACAACCACCCACGACAACAAGTTCTCCTTCGGCCTGTGGACCGTCGGATGGAACGCGGTCGACCCCTTTGGGACGGGGACCCGCCCGGTCCTCGACCCGTGGGAGTACACGGCGAAACTCGCGGAGGTCGGCGCGTGGGGCATCACCTTCCACGACAATGACGTGTTCGACTTCGACGCATCGGACCAGGAGCGCCACGAGCGTGCCATGAAGGTGAAGGAGGCAGCCGACGCCGTCGGCCTCGTCATCGAGATGGTCACGACCAACACCTTCACCCATCCAGTGTTCAAGGATGGCGGCCTGACGAACAATGACCGTTCGATCCGCCGTTTCGGCCTGCGTAAGATCCTGCGCAACGTGGATCTTGCTGCGGAGATGGGGGCAACAACCTTCGTCATGTGGGGCGGGCGCGAGGGCGCAGAGTACGACTCGTCGAAGGACCTGAACGCGGCATTCGACCGCTACAAGGAGGGACTCGACACGGTCGCCGCCTACATCAAGTCGCGTGGTTACGATCTCCGGATCGGCTTGGAACCCAAACCGAACGAGCCCCGCGGCGACATCTTCTTGCCCACGGTTGGCCACGCTCTCGCACTGATCGCACAGCTGGACAACGGGGACATTGTGGGTCTGAATCCCGAGACCGGCCACGAGCAGATGGCCGGCTTGAACTACACGCACGCGCTCGCGCAGGCGCTCAACGCGGGCAAGCTCTTCCACATCGACCTGAACGGACAATCGGGCATCAAGTACGACCAGGACAAGGCATTCGGTCACGGCGACTTGGCCAGCGCGTTCTTCACGGTCGACCTGCTGGAGAACGGATTCCCATGCGGTGGGCCTCGCTACGAGGGGCCGCGCCACTTCGACTACAAGCCGAGCCGCACGGAGGGCATGGAGGGCGTGTGGGAGTCCGCGCGCGCAAACATGGAGATGTATCTGATGCTGGCGCGCAAGGCCCGCGCATTCCGCGAGGACCCCACGACCCGGGAGCTGCTGGAGGCAGCATCGGTGTCTGAGCTGGCCCAGCCGACGCTCGCGCAGGGAGAGTCCCTGGAGGACTTCCTGGCCGACCGCGGCGACGAGGAGTTCGATGCGACCGCGGCGGGGGCACGCGAGTATCACTTTGTTGAGCTGTACCAGCAGGCAATGCGTCACCTGGTCGGCTGATGTCTGTCGACGGTGAAGGAGCTGAGCGATGATTACGCGCCCCTATGTCGCAGGCGTCGATTCGTCGACGCAGTCGTGCAAGGTGGTTGTCTGGGACCCGGCTGAGGGCAGGGTTGTGCGCGAGGGGCGCGCCCCTCACCCGGAGGGTACCGAGGTGGATCCCGAGGCCTGGTGGCAGGCGTTTCTCGCGGCGGCGGAGGCGGCCGGCGGGTTCGAGGACGTGCGCGCTCTGAGCATCGGCGGCCAGCAGCACGGAATGGTCGTCCTGGACGAGCGCGGTCGGGTGATCCGACCGGCATTGCTGTGGAACGACACGCGCAGTGCGTCTGCGGCCCGTGAGCTGATAGCTGAGCGCGAGGACGGGTGCCGCGACGCCGAGAACGCGGGCGGCGCGTCGGGCGCGGCTTGGTGGGCCAACGCGACGGGATCCGTTCCCGTGGCATCGTTGACGGTCACGAAGCTGCGTTGGCTGGCAGATAACGAGCCGGAGGCCGCTCGGCGGGTGGCCGCCGTGTGCCTGCCTCACGACTACCTGACATGGAGGATCGCGGGAGGTTTCGATCGGGTCGGCCTGGAGGGCTTGGCGACCGATCGATCCGACGCCTCGGGCACGGGATACGTTGACCGGTCGGGTCGGACGTACCGGCGCGACATTGTGGCGCAGGCACTACGGTGCGACGCCGCCCGGGCCGAGCGGATCGCTCTCCCGCGGATTGTTGGCCCGCACGAGGCCGTGGGCTGCGGGGACGAGGCGCGGGGCTGGGGTGAGATCACGCTGGGTCCGGGCGCGGGAGATAACGCGGCGGCTGCACTGGGTGTCGGGTTGAGGCCGGGATCGGCGCTGCTCAGCCTGGGGACGTCGGGGGTGGTTGCGGCCGTCTCGGAGCGTCCGGTGTCGGACCCGTCGGGTCTTGTGACGGGTTTCTCGGACGCGTCGGGCCGGTGGCTGCCACTGGCGTGCACTCTCAACGCATCCCGGATCATCGACGCGATGATGCGGGTGACGGGCCTGGGTTACGAGGAGTTCGACGAGGCGGCCCTGTCGGTCCCGGACGCGGGCGGGCTGCGGCTGATCCCATACTTCGAGGGCGAGCGCACGCCGAATCTTCCGGAGGCGACGGCAAGCCTGGAGGGGATGACCCTGTCCAATTGTGACCGCGCGCACGTTGCCCGCGCAACGATCGAGGGGCTGCTGGCTCTGATGCGCGGGGCGCTGGACGCGGTGCGCGCGCAGGGGGTTGCGGTCGAGCGCGTGCTTCTGGTCGGCGGGGGCGCCCGGTCGAGCGCGGTGCGCGCCCTGGCCTCGGAGGCGCTGGGGGCCACCGTCGAGGTTCCCCATCCCGGGGAGTACGTTGCCCTGGGTGCGGCGATGCAGGCTGCCACCGTGGAGGTTTCTCCTCCGGCGTTCCCGCGGGTCGAGGACGGATCCGCGAGGGCGGGTGAGACGAATGTTTGACGAGTCGATCGTTCGCTGGGGCACGCACAGCGCGAAGTGGGACCTGCTGGCCGCCGACCTCGGACAAGACGCTGTGTCCCTGTCCGTGGCGGACATGGAGTTCGCGACGTGCCCCGCGGTGTCGCGCGCGATCACGCGGGCGTGCGAGCCGGGCATCTTCGGCTACACGGAGGTCTTCGATGACTTCCGCGAGGCCGTGCGGGGGTGGCAGGCGCGTCGCCACGGGTGGAGTCCCGCGGTAGGCGACGTGCATTTCTTCCCTCGCATCGTCCAGTGCGTGTCGGCCCTGTGTGCGATCGTCTTTCCCGGGCAGTTGGGACGCGCGCCCCGGGTTGTCACTCTGGATCCCGCGTATGGACCCATCATCGAGGTCGTCGAGCGCGCCGGCTGCGAGCTGCGTCGGGTCCCCCTGGACCTGTCGGAGGGGCGCGTCGTCATCCCCGAGCGGCGCTTCGCGGAGGCCATGCGGGACGCGGACCTGCTCCTGTGGTGCAACCCGCACAATCCGACGGGCCGGGTGTGGACATCGGAGGAGCTCGACATGGTCTCCGCGCTCGCTCTCACCTATGGCGTGACGGTCCTTTCCGACGATATTCACGCCGACTTTCAGCGCCCGGGTCGAAACGGCTACCAGCCGCTGGCCATCCACTCGCAGCAGCTGTGGGAGTCCGGCCGACTCATTCAGTGTTGCTCTCCGGGCAAGACGTTCAACAGCGCGGGTCTGGAGGCCTCGGCAATCGTCGTTCGCGGGGTACTCGGTGCGCGCCTCGAGGAGGCCAAGCGCCTCATGGGCCTGCACAACCCGAATTTCTTCGCGATTCCGGCGGCGATCGCAGCATGGAACGAGGGTGATGAGTGGGTGGACCAGCTGCGTGAGCGGATTGACGCGAATCTTCGCGTCGCGGTTGCTCGTCTGAGGGAGGAGCTTCCGCTGGCTCGGGTCGTTGACCCCGATGGGACGTATCTCGTGTGGGTGGATGCTCGCTCGTATCTGCCCTCCGCGACGCTTCTGGCCGAGGCGGTGGCCCGCTCGCGGGTTGCCGTATCTGCCGGGGAGGACTTCGGGGAGCAATACGAGGGATTCTTCCGCATCAACGTCGCGCTTCCCAAGCGCGATCTCGAGCGCGCACTCGAGCGCCTGTGCGAGGCGATCCTCGCTCTTTCAGTTCACTGAACGGTCGCGCACCGTCGCGGGACCGCAACTATTCGAAAGGAACGTACATGTCAGAGACTCAGTCGGGCAAGCGCGCTCACCGCGCTCCTTCCCTGCTGATCGCGGCCATTCCCGCGGTCACACTGATCGCGCTGTTGGGGGGCGGCTACATTGCGGCCAGCCTGCCGGTGGAGCCGCTGCTGATCGCCTCGGCGGTTGTCGCGGGGCTCGTTGCCCTCTACCTGGGGTACACGTGGGATGAGATCATCGGGGCAATCGCGGAGAAGATCGCGAAGACCATGCCGGCGATCCTGATCCTGATCGTCGTCGGCGCGCTGATCGGCACGTGGATGGCCGGCGGGACCATTCCTATGCTCATCTACTACGGGCTGAAGATCATTAACCCGCAGTTCCTCGCGCTGATCGCCCTGGTGGTGACCGCCATCGTGTCGCTGTGTACGGGCACGTCGTGGGGGTCGGCGGGCACGATCGGCGTGGCGTTCATGGGCGTTGCGGTTGGCGTTGACGCGAACCTGCCGATGGTGGCGGGAGCCATCGTGGCGGGTGCCTACTTCGGCGATAAGCTCTCTCCCCTGTCGGATACGACGAACATCGCGTCGCTGGCAACGGGCGTCAACCTGTTCACTCACATTCGGCACCTGATGTGGACGACGGTGCCCGCATTCCTGACGTCGGCCGCCGTGTACCTGATCTTCGGCCTGCAGTCCTCGGGTGGAGCGGTGCCCGAGAAGGTGGGGACGATCCTCGCGACCCTGGATTCCGCGTTCAACTGGAACCTGCTTCTGCTGGTTCCCGTGGTGGTCGTCCTCGCCGGGTCCGTGATGAAGCTGCCGACGGTTCCCGTCATGCTCGTCTCGTGCGCGACGGCTATGTTCAACGCGGTTGTGTTCCAGCACGTCTCTTTCAAGGATTCCGTGGTTGCCTCGGTGGATGGGTTCAAGATCAAGATGGTCGGCAAGGCGGGCTTCGCGGCCGACTCGGTGATTGAGGACGTGACGCGCCTGCTCGAGCGCGGCGGCATGAACTCGATGATGAGCGTCCTGCTGATTTGTTTCTGCGCGATCGCCTTCGCGGGCACCGTGTCCGTGTCCGGGTCGCTGGACGTGCTGATTTCGAGCCTGCTGGCTCCCGTGAAGTCGACCTTCGCGCTGATCGCGTCGACGATCGTGACGGGCCTGGCGGTCATCGGCATCACGTCGAACGGTCAGGTGTCGCTGCTGATTCCGGGTGAGATGCTGCGCGGAGAGTACATCAAGCGCGGCCTGCACCCGAAGAATCTGTCTCGGACCATCGAGGATGCGGCGACCGTGTGGGAACCGATCTTGCCGTGGACGTCGGCGGGCGCCTACATGGCGGGGACGCTCG
Proteins encoded:
- a CDS encoding MalY/PatB family protein yields the protein MFDESIVRWGTHSAKWDLLAADLGQDAVSLSVADMEFATCPAVSRAITRACEPGIFGYTEVFDDFREAVRGWQARRHGWSPAVGDVHFFPRIVQCVSALCAIVFPGQLGRAPRVVTLDPAYGPIIEVVERAGCELRRVPLDLSEGRVVIPERRFAEAMRDADLLLWCNPHNPTGRVWTSEELDMVSALALTYGVTVLSDDIHADFQRPGRNGYQPLAIHSQQLWESGRLIQCCSPGKTFNSAGLEASAIVVRGVLGARLEEAKRLMGLHNPNFFAIPAAIAAWNEGDEWVDQLRERIDANLRVAVARLREELPLARVVDPDGTYLVWVDARSYLPSATLLAEAVARSRVAVSAGEDFGEQYEGFFRINVALPKRDLERALERLCEAILALSVH
- the nhaC gene encoding Na+/H+ antiporter NhaC → MSETQSGKRAHRAPSLLIAAIPAVTLIALLGGGYIAASLPVEPLLIASAVVAGLVALYLGYTWDEIIGAIAEKIAKTMPAILILIVVGALIGTWMAGGTIPMLIYYGLKIINPQFLALIALVVTAIVSLCTGTSWGSAGTIGVAFMGVAVGVDANLPMVAGAIVAGAYFGDKLSPLSDTTNIASLATGVNLFTHIRHLMWTTVPAFLTSAAVYLIFGLQSSGGAVPEKVGTILATLDSAFNWNLLLLVPVVVVLAGSVMKLPTVPVMLVSCATAMFNAVVFQHVSFKDSVVASVDGFKIKMVGKAGFAADSVIEDVTRLLERGGMNSMMSVLLICFCAIAFAGTVSVSGSLDVLISSLLAPVKSTFALIASTIVTGLAVIGITSNGQVSLLIPGEMLRGEYIKRGLHPKNLSRTIEDAATVWEPILPWTSAGAYMAGTLGVATLSYMPWAISNWIAILFALVWGATGIGIAKLTPEEQEALEAEG